A window of Rosa rugosa chromosome 7, drRosRugo1.1, whole genome shotgun sequence genomic DNA:
AGTACTGAACGACTTGTCGCATGCTTGGCCTTGCCGCTGGCTCCGAATGAGAGCACAAAAGCCCAAGCTTCAACACCAACTCCACTTCCTCGGCTACAAAATCCGTACCAAAGCTCTGATCTCTTGCCTCAAGGATGTTACTTCTATTCCAACAAGAAAACACCCaatcaaccaaaatcatatctTCTGGACCCTGTGTCTTAATTGGCCTTTTTCCGCAAGCAACTTCGAGCAAAAATGCCCCAAAAGCAAACACGTCGGTGCTCGTGGTGGCCCGACCTGTTCTTGTGTGCTCTGGGGCTAGGTACCCGAGTGTTCCAACTATATGAGTAGTTTGAGGGTCTGTTCCATGGTCGTATAATCTTGCAAGCCCGAAATCTCCTAGCCTTCCATTGAATTCCCCATCTAGCAACACATTACTGGCCTTCACATCTCTATGAATCACAACTTGTTCCCATTCTTCATGAAGATAGAGCAGCCCTGAAGCCACACCTTTGATGACTTTAAACCTCTGGCTCCAATTAAGGGTCACCTCAGGTTGATCAAAGAGGTATTTGTCCAAGCTTCCATTAGGCATGTAGTCATAGACCAAAAGCAGCTCCCCTTTTCGCCTGCAAGCAAGGCATTAAACATCCGTGTTAAAGGAAATATTTGTATACAAACGCTTATTGTGTTTCAAAAAGTTCAAACTGTCGAGAAATCCAAATGAACTCTTTATCATATACAGCCAAAATTCGCACATGGAGAGACAAATATACCAAAATATACATAATTTGATTACTTGAGAGATGTCAAAACTCCAGACTTTATGCAAATAAGGTTGTGATAACATGACTTGAAGATTTTAGAGAAGAATAAGTAAGCAATATATCACTGCTATTTAACACTGGAGTTTAACATCAGAAATATAAATATCAAGAGAGttttatgaagaaaaaaaaattactaaaatGTACTGAAGTAAAACAGAGAACTAGAGAAAATTGGTGAATATATTATCAAAATTTGAAGACCATACCTGCAATATCCCAACAGTTGTACTAAATTCCGGTGACGAAGCCGGCCAATACTAACAATTTCTGCTACAAATTCCTTCATCCCCTGTCTTGATTCATGTGATACCCTCTTCACTGCAATCTCAATTTTAGAGGAGGGTAATAAACCTCTATAAACTTTACCAAATCCCCCAGTTCCCAAAAGCTCCTTTTCCCTAAACCCTTTGGTGGCTATATACAATTCTTTGTACTTAAACCTCTGAGGACCATACTCCAGCTCCCAATCTTCAAGCACTTCTGCAAACTTCCTCTTCCTTCTTATGACATAAAGCACCCCAGAAACCACTAGCAAAACCACTGAAATCAGAGGCACACCAAAGGTGAAAAGCATGGACCTCTTTTTACCTGCAATGCTAGGCAACTTGGGAAGTTTGGAAGCTATAAGGTCTTGAGCTTGGCCATTCATCCTAAAGCTCCAACCCACTACATAATGCGATGTGCGGAACGGACCAGTTGAAGAGGAAAAGCCAACATACATGGTTTTGTTGAGAATTGGGGAAAGGTCATATTTCAAAGACAAAAGTGGAGTTGGGGATTTAGTTGCAACAGCAATTGGAGCCATAGTAACTTCAATTTGCTTCTTGGTACCATCATATTCAACCCAAACTCTCATTTCTTTACCACTGATAAGAGTCAGGTTCTTGAGCTGACCATCAAAATAACCAGCTGGAGCAGCTTTGACAGAGTGCAAGCCATTGATGTCGATCCCAACATGGTTTTCATTGATGTCACTGAATTCCGGGTTCTGGATCGTGTCAAGCTCCACAGCAAAAACATGATTG
This region includes:
- the LOC133721302 gene encoding L-type lectin-domain containing receptor kinase IV.1-like; this encodes MFVKLSAFLVLLVLLAPAEAQDLNFIYNDGFSGRSGLNLSLDGIAEITPKGLLKLTKPTKQSSGHAFYPNPVTFKNSENDSTFSFSTNFIFAIQPEYTTSGGDGMAFVIAPTRGLPEALPIQYLGLFNVSNNGNLNNHVFAVELDTIQNPEFSDINENHVGIDINGLHSVKAAPAGYFDGQLKNLTLISGKEMRVWVEYDGTKKQIEVTMAPIAVATKSPTPLLSLKYDLSPILNKTMYVGFSSSTGPFRTSHYVVGWSFRMNGQAQDLIASKLPKLPSIAGKKRSMLFTFGVPLISVVLLVVSGVLYVIRRKRKFAEVLEDWELEYGPQRFKYKELYIATKGFREKELLGTGGFGKVYRGLLPSSKIEIAVKRVSHESRQGMKEFVAEIVSIGRLRHRNLVQLLGYCRRKGELLLVYDYMPNGSLDKYLFDQPEVTLNWSQRFKVIKGVASGLLYLHEEWEQVVIHRDVKASNVLLDGEFNGRLGDFGLARLYDHGTDPQTTHIVGTLGYLAPEHTRTGRATTSTDVFAFGAFLLEVACGKRPIKTQGPEDMILVDWVFSCWNRSNILEARDQSFGTDFVAEEVELVLKLGLLCSHSEPAARPSMRQVVQYLAGDAALPGLSSSGLAVGHSEGFDDYAMSYQSSLGKGSSHSSYVAESALLSGGR